The proteins below are encoded in one region of Myxococcales bacterium:
- the rfbG gene encoding CDP-glucose 4,6-dehydratase, producing MGLIDKGFWNNRRVLVTGHTGFKGTWLSVWLKSMGAQVAGLALAPQQKQDMFNLVDLPASLDLHEIGDIRDAHVVRISLANFEPEVVFHLAAQPIVRQSYRDPLGTYATNVMGTAHVLDAIVKTKSVKAALIVTTDKVYTNEEWLWGYRENDRLGGKDPYSSSKACAELITHAYRESYAKVDGYKLGLASARAGNVLGGGDWSADRIVPDMVRAFLKNEAVVIRNPASTRPWQHVIDPLRGYLRLAEKLYHCATDYSEAWNFGPEAADAVSVKTLAGLFAQAWGDAATIDDEASISGVTMPEANFLKLDHSKASSRLNWFPAVQLAQCVLMTADWYKAADKQPSSKELWDLTCTQIAEAER from the coding sequence ATGGGATTGATCGACAAAGGCTTTTGGAACAACCGACGGGTGCTCGTTACCGGGCATACCGGGTTTAAAGGAACGTGGTTGAGTGTCTGGCTAAAGAGCATGGGCGCTCAAGTTGCGGGTCTCGCACTTGCTCCGCAACAAAAACAAGACATGTTTAACCTAGTCGATCTTCCGGCCTCCTTAGACCTTCATGAAATAGGTGACATCCGTGATGCCCACGTGGTTCGCATCAGCCTAGCTAACTTCGAGCCAGAAGTCGTTTTCCATCTGGCTGCACAGCCCATCGTTCGGCAATCTTACCGTGATCCACTAGGGACCTACGCTACAAACGTGATGGGGACAGCCCATGTACTTGATGCGATCGTAAAGACCAAGTCCGTGAAAGCAGCGCTTATCGTCACCACCGACAAGGTTTACACAAACGAAGAATGGCTTTGGGGTTATCGCGAAAACGATCGCCTGGGAGGTAAAGATCCCTACAGTTCCAGCAAAGCTTGCGCTGAACTCATCACCCACGCGTACCGCGAGTCGTATGCGAAAGTAGATGGCTACAAGCTAGGCTTAGCGTCCGCCCGAGCTGGCAACGTTCTTGGGGGCGGTGACTGGAGCGCTGATCGCATTGTACCAGACATGGTTCGCGCCTTTCTAAAAAACGAGGCCGTCGTCATTCGCAACCCGGCATCGACCCGTCCTTGGCAGCACGTTATTGATCCTCTGCGTGGCTATCTACGGCTGGCAGAAAAACTCTATCACTGTGCAACCGACTATTCCGAAGCGTGGAACTTTGGTCCCGAAGCTGCTGATGCAGTCTCCGTTAAAACACTCGCAGGCTTGTTTGCTCAGGCATGGGGCGATGCGGCAACCATTGACGATGAAGCTAGCATCTCTGGCGTAACGATGCCTGAGGCGAACTTCTTGAAACTCGACCACAGCAAGGCTTCCTCCCGTCTCAATTGGTTCCCTGCTGTTCAGCTTGCGCAGTGCGTCCTTATGACCGCCGATTGGTACAAAGCGGCAGATAAACAGCCGTCATCAAAAGAGCTATGGGATCTAACCTGCACTCAAATCGCTGAGGCAGAGAGGTGA
- a CDS encoding NTP transferase domain-containing protein yields MDSDVMLLAGGRGLRLSELTASQPKCLARIGERPILELIMQHFANHGMKRFVLCLGYRADMVVDYFRVRAPQLGWEVVFSDAGEDASKAERIAEALSSVQTPRFMLSYGDDLSDVDLSQVVSMALKANSIVTLTAIQPFSPFGTLQTNAEGIVSCFEEKSRMDSGINGGYMSVSTEIAPLLTLGELEEEVFAELVKQKKISAYKHTGFWKSMNTHKEFCEMNTMQQTGQLRWLSKRG; encoded by the coding sequence ATGGATTCGGATGTCATGTTGCTTGCTGGAGGGCGGGGCCTGCGGCTCTCCGAGCTTACTGCTTCACAGCCTAAGTGCCTAGCACGCATCGGAGAGCGACCCATTCTTGAGCTCATCATGCAGCATTTTGCCAATCATGGCATGAAGCGCTTTGTGCTCTGTCTCGGTTATCGAGCAGATATGGTCGTTGACTATTTCCGAGTTCGGGCGCCGCAACTCGGATGGGAAGTCGTGTTTTCTGATGCGGGAGAAGATGCCTCAAAAGCGGAGCGTATTGCGGAAGCCCTAAGCTCTGTGCAGACGCCGCGCTTTATGCTTAGCTACGGCGATGACCTAAGTGATGTTGATCTATCGCAAGTTGTCAGCATGGCGCTAAAAGCGAACTCCATCGTTACGCTTACGGCGATACAGCCCTTCTCTCCCTTTGGCACGCTCCAAACGAACGCGGAGGGAATTGTTTCATGCTTCGAAGAAAAAAGCCGGATGGACTCGGGGATAAATGGGGGCTACATGAGCGTGTCGACCGAAATTGCTCCGCTGTTGACGCTGGGCGAACTGGAAGAAGAAGTATTTGCGGAGCTTGTCAAGCAAAAGAAAATTAGCGCTTACAAACATACTGGTTTTTGGAAATCCATGAACACTCACAAGGAGTTTTGCGAGATGAACACGATGCAACAAACGGGGCAGCTACGCTGGCTCAGCAAGCGTGGCTAG
- a CDS encoding NAD(P)-dependent oxidoreductase produces MAREILEDSLNNPTQRVLVTGATGFLGRHLCVSLKKLGFVVLATARKRDLELVHVDEWVECDLLEPVALEQFLSSKPIAYCFHLAALSDGQDVANRASSILRQNTLATLNLLSILEAQTSKPSVLLLSSALAESGCPKKLKADRRKSSWYAYSKRVSELVFAAYNNNASLSSVAVRVPNVYGPGDQSTSRIIPSLFRSLLEQSRFNLRSSSDTQIELVYVGDVVAGLCKIQREHAAIAGHYGAMARIYGRQGLSLEQIVRKAQSLFHSDSNDAQLAGNVSLDKRSSEGELYALHGSTPLDEGFRATLNWYRNQKDSLAQ; encoded by the coding sequence GTGGCTAGAGAGATTTTGGAGGATTCGCTGAACAACCCGACACAAAGAGTACTCGTTACTGGGGCAACTGGTTTTTTAGGGCGTCATCTATGTGTTTCTTTAAAAAAGCTAGGTTTTGTGGTTTTAGCTACCGCACGCAAACGAGACCTTGAGCTGGTTCATGTTGATGAATGGGTTGAATGCGACCTTTTAGAGCCTGTCGCCTTGGAGCAATTTTTATCGTCAAAGCCCATAGCGTACTGCTTTCACCTAGCCGCTTTATCCGATGGCCAAGACGTGGCGAACAGAGCCTCCTCGATACTGCGCCAAAACACCTTGGCTACCCTGAACTTGCTGAGCATTTTAGAAGCCCAAACGTCCAAGCCAAGTGTGCTTTTGCTTTCTTCTGCTCTCGCTGAGTCCGGTTGCCCGAAGAAGCTCAAAGCCGATCGAAGAAAAAGCAGTTGGTATGCGTATAGCAAACGCGTCTCGGAACTTGTTTTCGCTGCCTACAATAACAACGCAAGCTTATCGTCGGTGGCGGTTCGGGTGCCCAATGTCTACGGACCAGGCGATCAGAGCACGAGCCGGATTATCCCGAGCTTGTTTCGATCCTTGCTTGAGCAGAGCCGCTTTAATCTGCGAAGCTCTTCCGATACGCAAATCGAACTCGTCTACGTAGGTGATGTCGTTGCCGGACTATGCAAAATCCAGCGAGAACATGCTGCCATCGCAGGACATTACGGAGCAATGGCTCGCATCTATGGACGTCAAGGGCTGAGTCTTGAGCAAATCGTTCGGAAAGCACAGAGCCTTTTCCACTCGGACAGTAATGATGCTCAACTTGCAGGAAACGTTTCCCTGGATAAGCGAAGCTCTGAGGGCGAACTTTACGCTCTGCACGGAAGCACCCCGCTCGACGAAGGATTCCGTGCAACTCTTAACTGGTATCGCAATCAGAAAGATTCGCTAGCGCAATGA